Proteins encoded within one genomic window of Camelina sativa cultivar DH55 chromosome 19, Cs, whole genome shotgun sequence:
- the LOC109131022 gene encoding uncharacterized protein LOC109131022 — protein MGADWGPVAVAVVLFVVLSPGLLFQLPARRRVLECGNMTTSGISILVHAILFFAVITILVIAIQVHIHI, from the exons ATGGGAGCTGACTGGGGACCGGTGGCAGTTGCGGTGGTGTTGTTCGTAGTGTTATCGCCGGGGCTTCTCTTTCAGTTGCCGGCGAGGAGGAGAGTGTTGGAGTGTGGCAACATGACCACAAGCGGCATCTCAATATTGGTTCATGCCATTCTCTTCTTTGCTGTTATCACCATTTTGGTCATCGCCATTCAAGTTCAC ATTCACatctaa
- the LOC104763702 gene encoding protein NUCLEAR FUSION DEFECTIVE 4-like isoform X2 → MARTTRERVISFINNRWLVFVVAMWIQSCAGIGYLFGSISPVIKSSLNYNQKQLSRLGVAKDLGDSVGFLAASLSEFLPLWAALLVGSLQNLVGYGWVWLIVTGRAPLLPLWAMCILIFVGNNGETYFNTATLVSGVQNFPKSRGPVVGILKGFAGLGGAILSQVYTMIHSSDRASLIFMVAVAPSVVVIPLMFFIRPVGGHRQIRSSDATSFTIIYSVCIILAAYLMAVMLVEDFIDLSHSIITAFTIVLFAILLVPIFIPIATSCFTTSTDPCDTLEEPLVQQGQDPGQSTPDRGPELILSEVEDEKPKEVDLLPALERHKRIAQLQAKLVQAAAEGAVRVKRRRGPHRGEEFTLTQALVKADFWLIFFSLLLGSGSGLTVIDNLGQMSQSLGYDNTHVFVSMISIWNFLGRIGGGYFSELIGRDYAYPRPVAIAVAQLVMSVGHIFFAYGWPGAMHIGTLLIGLGYGAHWAIVPATASELFGLKKFGALYNFLTLANPAGSLVFSGLIASSIYDREAENQAHGSMFNPDHVLRCQGSICYFLTSLIMSGFCLIAAALSMILVQRTKLVYTNLYGKTRS, encoded by the exons ATGGCGAGGACGACACGAGAAAGAGTGATATCGTTCATCAACAATAGATGGCTAGTGTTTGTGGTGGCCATGTGGATTCAGTCCTGCGCTGGCATCGGTTACTTGTTCGGCAGCATATCCCCTGTCATCAAGAGCTCCCTCAACTACAACCAGAAACAGCTCTCCAGGCTCGGCGTCGCCAAAGATCTCGGCGATAGTGTCGGCTTCCTCGCCGCTTCTCTCTCCGAGTTCTTGCCTCTCTGGGCCGCTCTTCTCGTCGGCTCTCTCCAGAACCTTGTCGGCtatggctgggtttggcttatCGTCACCGGTCGAGCTCCCCTTCTTCCCTTGTGGGCT ATGTGTATCCTCATTTTTGTTGGCAACAACGGAGAAACCTACTTCAACACGGCTACTTTAGTCTCTGGTGTTCAGAACTTTCCCAAAAGCCGTGGTCCTGTGGTCGGTATCCTCAAGGGGTTTGCTGGCCTGGGCGGTGCCATCCTCTCCCAGGTATACACAATGATCCACTCCTCTGACCGTGCATCACTCATCTTCATGGTTGCTGTTGCCCCTTCAGTTGTTGTTATCCCTCTCATGTTCTTCATCAGACCCGTCGGTGGTCACAGGCAGATCCGTTCTTCCGATGCCACCAGCTTCACCATCATCTATTCCGTCTGCATTATCCTTGCTGCCTATCTCATGGCAGTGATGCTTGTCGAAGATTTCATTGATCTTAGCCATTCAATCATCACTGCTTTCACCATTGTCTTGTTTGCTATTCTTCTTGTACCCATCTTTATACCAATTGCGACGAGTTGCTTCACAACATCAACCGACCCTTGTGACACGCTCGAAGAACCTCTCGTTCAGCAAGGCCAGGATCCCGGACAGTCAACCCCTGACCGTG GTCCTGAGCTTATATTGAGTGAGGTGGAAGACGAGAAACCGAAAGAAGTAGACCTGCTTCCTGCTTTGGAGAGACATAAGAGAATTGCTCAGTTGCAAGCAAAGCTGGTGCAGGCAGCTGCAGAGGGTGCTGTTCGGGTCAAGAGACGGAGGGGACCTCACAGAGGCGAGGAGTTTACTTTAACTCAAGCACTCGTGAAAGCTGATTTCTGGCTCATATTCTTCTCCCTCTTGCTCGGATCTGGTTCGGGTCTAACAGTAATAGATAACCTCGGGCAGATGAGTCAGTCTCTCGGGTACGATAACACTCACGTTTTTGTGTCCATGATTAGCATTTGGAACTTCCTTGGACGCATTGGTGGCGGCTATTTCTCCGAACTCATCGGCAG GGACTATGCCTACCCAAGACCTGTTGCCATAGCAGTGGCTCAGCTTGTAATGTCAGTAGGACACATCTTCTTTGCATACGGATGGCCTGGAGCTATGCATATCGGCACATTATTGATTGGACTCGGATATGGTGCTCACTGGGCCATCGTCCCAGCCACTGCCTCTGAGCTCTTTGGCCTAAAGAAGTTTGGAGCTTTATACAATTTTCTGACGCTTGCCAACCCGGCTGGGTCCTTGGTCTTTTCGGGTCTGATTGCAAGTTCCATTTATGACCGCGAAGCAGAGAATCAAGCTCACGGGTCCATGTTCAATCCTGACCACGTCCTGAGATGCCAAGGTTCCATCTGTTACTTCTTGACGTCACTCATAATGTCTGGATTCTGCCTCATTGCAGCCGCCTTGAGTATGATTCTTGTGCAACGTACCAAATTGGTTTACACAAATCTCTACGGCAAAACCCGCAGCTGA
- the LOC109131021 gene encoding uncharacterized protein LOC109131021, whose product MGADWGPVAVAVVLFVVLSPGLLFQLPARRRVLECGNMTTSGISILVHAILFFAVITILVIAIQVHIHI is encoded by the coding sequence ATGGGAGCTGACTGGGGACCGGTGGCAGTTGCGGTGGTGTTGTTCGTAGTGTTATCGCCGGGGCTTCTCTTTCAGTTGCCGGCGAGGAGGAGAGTGTTGGAGTGTGGCAACATGACCACAAGCGGCATCTCAATATTGGTTCATGCCATTCTCTTCTTTGCTGTTATCACCATTTTGGTCATCGCCATTCAAGTTCACATTCACatctaa
- the LOC104763702 gene encoding protein NUCLEAR FUSION DEFECTIVE 4-like isoform X1: MARTTRERVISFINNRWLVFVVAMWIQSCAGIGYLFGSISPVIKSSLNYNQKQLSRLGVAKDLGDSVGFLAASLSEFLPLWAALLVGSLQNLVGYGWVWLIVTGRAPLLPLWAMCILIFVGNNGETYFNTATLVSGVQNFPKSRGPVVGILKGFAGLGGAILSQVYTMIHSSDRASLIFMVAVAPSVVVIPLMFFIRPVGGHRQIRSSDATSFTIIYSVCIILAAYLMAVMLVEDFIDLSHSIITAFTIVLFAILLVPIFIPIATSCFTTSTDPCDTLEEPLVQQGQDPGQSTPDRGPELILSEVEDEKPKEVDLLPALERHKRIAQLQAKLVQAAAEGAVRVKRRRGPHRGEEFTLTQALVKADFWLIFFSLLLGSGSGLTVIDNLGQMSQSLGYDNTHVFVSMISIWNFLGRIGGGYFSELIGRDYAYPRPVAIAVAQLVMSVGHIFFAYGWPGAMHIGTLLIGLGYGAHWAIVPATASELFGLKKFGALYNFLTLANPAGSLVFSGLIASSIYDREAENQAHGSMFNPDHVLRCQGSICYFLTSLIMSGFCLIAAALSMILVQRTKLVYTNLYGKTRS, encoded by the exons ATGGCGAGGACGACACGAGAAAGAGTGATATCGTTCATCAACAATAGATGGCTAGTGTTTGTGGTGGCCATGTGGATTCAGTCCTGCGCTGGCATCGGTTACTTGTTCGGCAGCATATCCCCTGTCATCAAGAGCTCCCTCAACTACAACCAGAAACAGCTCTCCAGGCTCGGCGTCGCCAAAGATCTCGGCGATAGTGTCGGCTTCCTCGCCGCTTCTCTCTCCGAGTTCTTGCCTCTCTGGGCCGCTCTTCTCGTCGGCTCTCTCCAGAACCTTGTCGGCtatggctgggtttggcttatCGTCACCGGTCGAGCTCCCCTTCTTCCCTTGTGGGCT ATGTGTATCCTCATTTTTGTTGGCAACAACGGAGAAACCTACTTCAACACGGCTACTTTAGTCTCTGGTGTTCAGAACTTTCCCAAAAGCCGTGGTCCTGTGGTCGGTATCCTCAAGGGGTTTGCTGGCCTGGGCGGTGCCATCCTCTCCCAGGTATACACAATGATCCACTCCTCTGACCGTGCATCACTCATCTTCATGGTTGCTGTTGCCCCTTCAGTTGTTGTTATCCCTCTCATGTTCTTCATCAGACCCGTCGGTGGTCACAGGCAGATCCGTTCTTCCGATGCCACCAGCTTCACCATCATCTATTCCGTCTGCATTATCCTTGCTGCCTATCTCATGGCAGTGATGCTTGTCGAAGATTTCATTGATCTTAGCCATTCAATCATCACTGCTTTCACCATTGTCTTGTTTGCTATTCTTCTTGTACCCATCTTTATACCAATTGCGACGAGTTGCTTCACAACATCAACCGACCCTTGTGACACGCTCGAAGAACCTCTCGTTCAGCAAGGCCAGGATCCCGGACAGTCAACCCCTGACCGTGGTCCTGAGCTTATATTGAGTGAGGTGGAAGACGAGAAACCGAAAGAAGTAGACCTGCTTCCTGCTTTGGAGAGACATAAGAGAATTGCTCAGTTGCAAGCAAAGCTGGTGCAGGCAGCTGCAGAGGGTGCTGTTCGGGTCAAGAGACGGAGGGGACCTCACAGAGGCGAGGAGTTTACTTTAACTCAAGCACTCGTGAAAGCTGATTTCTGGCTCATATTCTTCTCCCTCTTGCTCGGATCTGGTTCGGGTCTAACAGTAATAGATAACCTCGGGCAGATGAGTCAGTCTCTCGGGTACGATAACACTCACGTTTTTGTGTCCATGATTAGCATTTGGAACTTCCTTGGACGCATTGGTGGCGGCTATTTCTCCGAACTCATCGGCAG GGACTATGCCTACCCAAGACCTGTTGCCATAGCAGTGGCTCAGCTTGTAATGTCAGTAGGACACATCTTCTTTGCATACGGATGGCCTGGAGCTATGCATATCGGCACATTATTGATTGGACTCGGATATGGTGCTCACTGGGCCATCGTCCCAGCCACTGCCTCTGAGCTCTTTGGCCTAAAGAAGTTTGGAGCTTTATACAATTTTCTGACGCTTGCCAACCCGGCTGGGTCCTTGGTCTTTTCGGGTCTGATTGCAAGTTCCATTTATGACCGCGAAGCAGAGAATCAAGCTCACGGGTCCATGTTCAATCCTGACCACGTCCTGAGATGCCAAGGTTCCATCTGTTACTTCTTGACGTCACTCATAATGTCTGGATTCTGCCTCATTGCAGCCGCCTTGAGTATGATTCTTGTGCAACGTACCAAATTGGTTTACACAAATCTCTACGGCAAAACCCGCAGCTGA
- the LOC104763701 gene encoding uncharacterized protein LOC104763701: MTTTTAAAAKPHGGDMAMRLPSPITNRRRLSTLPKIASFAPRRHVVALAAKRSPKRLKYSIPRFTKEGELVYIEVDPCGVDAWKLQPVIDLLKQGAVGVIPTDTVYAIACDCKNHSAVERLRRIKKIESSKPLSILCRSLRDIDTFTMGFPRGDGHGHANVFRAVKQCLPGPYTFILTASKELPKQCVGFGTTNVKYASRKNVGVRISDDALCQAILQEMDAPLICTSVKGPKENEWMIDPTAIGDIYGPEGLDFLVDGGVRVAEPSTIVDMTGPYPKVIREGKGPILPWMVVEDDEPPLRHDLIASGT, translated from the exons atgacgacgacgacggcggCGGCGGCGAAACCTCACGGCGGCGACATGGCGATGCGTCTTCCTTCCCCGATAACCAACCGGCGGCGTCTCTCAACGCTTCCGAAAATTGCCTCTTTCGCTCCACGGAGGCACGTCGTCGCGTTGGCGGCCAAGAGGAGCCCTAAGCGTCTCAAATACTCTATTCCTCGCTTCACAAAGGAGGGGGAATTGGTGTACATTGAGGTCGATCCTTGTGGTGTGGATGCCTGGAAACTCCAACCTGTGATTGACCTTCTTAAACAAGGAGCTGTTGGTGTTATTCCCACTGATACTGT ATATGCCATTGCTTGCGATTGTAAAAACCATTCCGCTGTTGAGCGTCTCCGAAG GATCAAAAAGATTGAATCATCCAAG CCACTTAGCATCTTATGCCGCTCCTTACGGGACATAGACACTTTTACCATGGGTTTTCCTCGTGGTGATGGTCATGGTCATGCTAACGTTTTCCGAGCTGTCAAGCAATGCCTACCTGGACCT TACACCTTTATCTTGACTGCAAGCAAAGAACTACCCAAACAGTGTGTTGGGTTTGGCACCACTAACGTGAAATATGCTTCAAGGAAAAACGTGGGTGTCCGCATATCTGATGATGCTCTCTGCCAAGCTATCCTCCAGGAGATGGATGCCCCACTGATTTGCACtag TGTGAAAGGgccaaaagaaaatgaatggaTGATTGATCCAACCGCAATCGGTGACATTTATGGACCagag GGTCTAGATTTTTTGGTTGATGGAGGTGTACGAGTTGCTGAACCATCCACTATCGTGGATATGACAGGACCATATCCCAAGGTCATACGGGAAGGGAAG GGACCTATATTGCCATGGATGGTTGTTGAGGATGACGAGCCTCCCCTGCGCCATGATCTTATCGCTTCTGGCACTTAA
- the LOC104763700 gene encoding sulfite oxidase isoform X1: MPGIRGPAEYSQEPHRHPSLKVNAKEPFNAEPPRSALVSSYVTPVDLFYKRNHGPIPIVDHLDSYSVTLTGLIQNPRKLFIKDIRSLPKYNVTATLQCAGNRRTAMSKVRNVRGVGWDVSAIGNAVWGGAKLADVLELVGIPNLTGSTDLGGRHVEFVSVDRCKEENGGPYKASIPLSQATNPEADVLLAYEMNGETLNRDHGFPLRVVVPGVIGARSVKWLDSINVIAEECQGFFMQKDYKMFPPSVNWDNIDWSSRRPQMDFPVQSAICSVEDVQMVKPGKVSIKGYAVSGGGRGIERVDISLDGGKNWVEASRTQKPEMHYISEHNSSDKWAWVLFEATIDVSQTTEVIAKAVDSAANVQPENVESVWNLRGVLNTSWHRVLLRLGHSNL, from the exons ATGCCTGGGATCCGAGGTCCGGCCGAGTACTCGCAGGAGCCACATCGTCACCCTTCTCTCAAGGTCAACGCCAAg GAACCTTTCAACGCTGAGCCTCCCCGCTCCGCCTTAGTCTCATCTTATGTCACTCCCGTCGACCTTTTCTACAAGCGAAATCATGGCCCCATCCCCATCGTTGATCACCTTgacag CTACTCTGTCACTCTTACTGGGTTGATCCAGAACCCCAGGAAACTCTTTATCAAAGACATCAG GTCCCTCCCAAAGTACAATGTTACTGCTACTCTACAG TGTGCCGGTAACAGAAGGACTGCCATGAGCAAAGTTAGGAATGTTAGAGGCGTTGGATGGGATGTTTCTGCTATTGGCAacg CTGTCTGGGGTGGGGCGAAATTGGCCGATGTTCTCGAGCTTGTTGGGATACCAAACCTGACTGGCTCAACCGATTTAGGAGGCAGACATGTTGAGTTCGTTAGTGTTGATCGCTGtaag GAGGAGAACGGGGGCCCTTATAAGGCGTCAATCCCTCTTAGTCAAGCCACAAATCCTGAAGCCGATGTTTTACTTGCTTATGAAATGAATGGAGAG ACCCTCAATAGGGATCACGGATTTCCTCTAAGGGTGGTTGTCCCTGGTGTAATTGGTGCTCGTTCGGTCAAATGGCTTGATTCCATCAATGTCATCGCTGAAGAATGCCAG GGATTCTTCATGCAGAAAGATTACAAAATGTTCCCACCCTCTGTCAATTGGGATAATATCGACTGGTCCTCAAGGAGGCCGCAAATGGATTTTCCTGTTCAG AGTGCAATTTGCTCTGTGGAGGACGTGCAGATGGTGAAGCCtggaaag GTTAGCATCAAAGGGTACGCAGTTTCAGGAGGTGGACGCGGGATAGAGCGAGTGGACATATCCCTCGATGGAGGCAAAAACTGGGTGGAAGCTTCTAGAACGCAAAAACCAGAAATGCATTACATCTCTGAACACAACTCCAGCGACAAATGGGCATGGGTGTTGTTTGAAGCCACCATTGATGTTTCGCAGACTACGGAGGTCATCGCCAAAGCG GTCGATTCGGCCGCAAATGTTCAACCGGAAAATGTGGAGTCGGTGTGGAACCTAAGAGGGGTTCTCAACACTTCGTGGCACCGTGTCCTTCTCCGTCTTGGCCACTCAAACTTGTAG
- the LOC104763700 gene encoding sulfite oxidase isoform X2 — protein MPGIRGPAEYSQEPHRHPSLKVNAKEPFNAEPPRSALVSSYVTPVDLFYKRNHGPIPIVDHLDSSYSVTLTGLIQNPRKLFIKDIRSLPKYNVTATLQCAGNRRTAMSKVRNVRGVGWDVSAIGNAVWGGAKLADVLELVGIPNLTGSTDLGGRHVEFVSVDRCKEENGGPYKASIPLSQATNPEADVLLAYEMNGETLNRDHGFPLRVVVPGVIGARSVKWLDSINVIAEECQGFFMQKDYKMFPPSVNWDNIDWSSRRPQMDFPVQSAICSVEDVQMVKPGKVSIKGYAVSGGGRGIERVDISLDGGKNWVEASRTQKPEMHYISEHNSSDKWAWVLFEATIDVSQTTEVIAKAVDSAANVQPENVESVWNLRGVLNTSWHRVLLRLGHSNL, from the exons ATGCCTGGGATCCGAGGTCCGGCCGAGTACTCGCAGGAGCCACATCGTCACCCTTCTCTCAAGGTCAACGCCAAg GAACCTTTCAACGCTGAGCCTCCCCGCTCCGCCTTAGTCTCATCTTATGTCACTCCCGTCGACCTTTTCTACAAGCGAAATCATGGCCCCATCCCCATCGTTGATCACCTTgacag CAGCTACTCTGTCACTCTTACTGGGTTGATCCAGAACCCCAGGAAACTCTTTATCAAAGACATCAG GTCCCTCCCAAAGTACAATGTTACTGCTACTCTACAG TGTGCCGGTAACAGAAGGACTGCCATGAGCAAAGTTAGGAATGTTAGAGGCGTTGGATGGGATGTTTCTGCTATTGGCAacg CTGTCTGGGGTGGGGCGAAATTGGCCGATGTTCTCGAGCTTGTTGGGATACCAAACCTGACTGGCTCAACCGATTTAGGAGGCAGACATGTTGAGTTCGTTAGTGTTGATCGCTGtaag GAGGAGAACGGGGGCCCTTATAAGGCGTCAATCCCTCTTAGTCAAGCCACAAATCCTGAAGCCGATGTTTTACTTGCTTATGAAATGAATGGAGAG ACCCTCAATAGGGATCACGGATTTCCTCTAAGGGTGGTTGTCCCTGGTGTAATTGGTGCTCGTTCGGTCAAATGGCTTGATTCCATCAATGTCATCGCTGAAGAATGCCAG GGATTCTTCATGCAGAAAGATTACAAAATGTTCCCACCCTCTGTCAATTGGGATAATATCGACTGGTCCTCAAGGAGGCCGCAAATGGATTTTCCTGTTCAG AGTGCAATTTGCTCTGTGGAGGACGTGCAGATGGTGAAGCCtggaaag GTTAGCATCAAAGGGTACGCAGTTTCAGGAGGTGGACGCGGGATAGAGCGAGTGGACATATCCCTCGATGGAGGCAAAAACTGGGTGGAAGCTTCTAGAACGCAAAAACCAGAAATGCATTACATCTCTGAACACAACTCCAGCGACAAATGGGCATGGGTGTTGTTTGAAGCCACCATTGATGTTTCGCAGACTACGGAGGTCATCGCCAAAGCG GTCGATTCGGCCGCAAATGTTCAACCGGAAAATGTGGAGTCGGTGTGGAACCTAAGAGGGGTTCTCAACACTTCGTGGCACCGTGTCCTTCTCCGTCTTGGCCACTCAAACTTGTAG
- the LOC104763703 gene encoding cytochrome P450 94B3-like has protein sequence MEASPTLLLLLLLLLVIVLYLIVSTGKYYWRNTSVPKTYPVIGCIISFYSNRNRLLDWYTELLNESLSGTVVIRRLAARRTVVTANPSNVEYILKTNFDNYPKGKPFTDILGDFLGNGIFNVDGNLWLRQRRLATHDFTPKSLRYYVTVLRNEVDHELLPFLDAAAAGGSKQQQVPFDLHELLRRFFFNVVCIVFLGIDDDRCCLDPSSPVSDFDRAFQTASAVSAGRGSAPLSFVWKLKRLVGFGSEKELRTAVREVHRCVDDIIREKKKKRKTTTNHDEYDFLSRLIAAGESDETVRDMVISIVMAGRDTTSAVTTRLFWFITTGPCMKETEHDLVNEIRSVKGGLGFDYETLKKLSLLKACLCEVMRLYPPVPWDSKHALSDDRLPDGTEVRAGDRVTYFPYGMGRMEELWGEDWDDFKPNRWLVDNKTCRLVLKKVNPFMFPVFQAGPRVCLGEEMAYVQMKYVVASILDRFVIEPIPADKPKLSLLKACLCEVMRLYPPVPWDSKHALSDDRLPDGTEVRAGDRVTYFPYGMGRMEELWGEDWDDFKPNRWLVDNKTCRLVLKKVNPFMFPVFQAGPRVCLGEEMAYVQMKYVVASILDRFVIEPIPADKPVFVPMLTAHMAGGMQVRVRRRDPSR, from the exons ATGGAAGCTTcaccaactcttcttcttcttcttcttcttcttctagtaaTTGTGCTTTATTTGATTGTCTCAACTGGAAAATATTATTGGCGCAACACTAGTGTACCGAAAACGTATCCGGTAATCGGATGCATAATTTCATTCTATAGCAACCGAAACCGGTTACTGGATTGGTACACGGAGCTCTTAAACGAATCCCTAAGTGGGACAGTAGTCATTCGCCGCTTAGCTGCCAGGAGAACCGTGGTGACGGCGAACCCCTCCAACGTCGAGTATATCCTCAAAACAAACTTCGACAACTATCCCAAAGGCAAACCCTTTACGGATATTCTCGGCGATTTTCTCGGCAACGGCATTTTCAACGTCGACGGAAACCTCTGGTTGAGGCAGCGGAGACTTGCTACTCACGATTTCACCCCAAAGTCTCTGAGATATTACGTCACCGTTTTGAGGAACGAGGTCGACCACGAGCTCTTACCGTTTCTAGACGCTGCTGCTGCGGGAGgctcaaaacaacaacaagtaccCTTTGATCTCCACGAGCTTCTCCGTAGATTCTTTTTCAATGTTGTTTGCATCGTTTTCCTCGGGATCGATGATGATCGATGCTGCTTAGACCCGTCCTCGCCGGTTTCTGACTTCGACCGAGCGTTCCAGACAGCTTCTGCCGTTAGCGCTGGACGCGGTTCCGCACCGCTCTCTTTCGTTTGGAAGTTGAAGAGACTGGTCGGGTTCGGATCTGAGAAGGAGCTCAGAACCGCTGTCCGAGAAGTTCATCGCTGCGTCGATGACATCattcgagagaagaagaagaagaggaagaccacCACCAACCACGATGAATACGATTTTCTCTCGCGGTTGATCGCCGCCGGAGAAAGCGACGAGACTGTCAGAGATATGGTCATCAGTATTGTGATGGCGGGGAGGGACACCACATCTGCGGTCACCACGCGGCTGTTCTGGTTCATCACCACCGGTCCTTGCATGAAGGAAACCGAGCACGATCTGGTTAATGAAATCCGATCGGTTAAGGGGGGTTTGGGTTTCGATTACGAAACACTCAAGAAACTGAGTTTGTTGAAAGCTTGTTTGTGTGAAGTGATGCGGTTGTATCCTCCGGTGCCGTGGGACTCCAAACACGCTTTATCCGATGACAGGCTACCAGACGGTACGGAGGTGCGTGCCGGAGACCGGGTAACGTATTTTCCATATGGTATGGGGAGAATGGAGGAGCTTTGGGGTGAAGATTGGGATGACTTCAAACCAAACCGGTGGCTCGTTGATAATAAAACCTGCAGACTTGTTTTGAAGAAGGTGAATCCGTTTATGTTTCCGGTTTTTCAAGCCGGCCCAAGGGTTTGTCTCGGGGAAGAGATGGCATACGTGCAGATGAAATATGTTGTCGCTTCCATACTTGACCGGTTTGTGATTGAACCGATCCCTGCTGATAAACCG AAACTGAGTTTGTTGAAAGCGTGTTTGTGTGAAGTGATGCGGTTGTATCCTCCGGTGCCGTGGGACTCCAAACACGCTTTATCCGATGACAGGCTACCAGACGGTACGGAGGTGCGTGCCGGAGACCGGGTAACGTATTTTCCATATGGTATGGGGAGAATGGAGGAGCTTTGGGGTGAAGATTGGGATGACTTCAAACCAAACCGGTGGCTCGTTGATAATAAAACCTGCAGACTTGTTTTGAAGAAGGTGAATCCGTTTATGTTTCCGGTTTTTCAAGCCGGCCCAAGGGTTTGTCTCGGGGAAGAGATGGCATACGTGCAGATGAAATATGTTGTCGCTTCCATACTTGACCGGTTTGTGATTGAACCGATCCCTGCTGATAAACCGGTTTTTGTGCCAATGCTCACGGCTCACATGGCTGGTGGGATGCAAGTCCGCGTTCGTCGGAGGGATCCTTCTCGTTGA